A single genomic interval of Oryctolagus cuniculus chromosome 19, mOryCun1.1, whole genome shotgun sequence harbors:
- the LOC100338734 gene encoding LOW QUALITY PROTEIN: kelch-like protein 26 (The sequence of the model RefSeq protein was modified relative to this genomic sequence to represent the inferred CDS: inserted 2 bases in 1 codon; deleted 2 bases in 1 codon; substituted 2 bases at 2 genomic stop codons), which produces MADKNRALKCSCSAPGHSSSLLQGLAALHAQGQLLDVALTVNREAFHAHKVVLMACSDCFRAMFMGGMREVSQDVIELKGVSARGLRHIINFAYSTKVTLDLGCVQDVLGATVFLQMLPVVELCKEFLKAILSVETCLHIGQMATAFSLASLCESVDAFTFRHFLQIARQDDFLHLPLESLVFCNEVDLFRNAVCWLQHNXPRASHMLRHIRFPLMQAAELVDSVQTLDIMVEDALCHHCLLEALNYQVLPFLHHEMQSPRMAVPSDVPSLVAFGSTPYTYSDSAVSGKVYQLAEPGARHFRELKEMELACSHTCVVVLDNFVYVAGGQHLQYCSGEGTLDPCYRYEPQRNHWLRLQAMQESRIQFQLNLLCGMVYATGGRNCAGSLAWVGRYCPRRNXWGYACSLKRRTWGHAGAAAAGGRLYISGGYSVSVEDKKEPHYYDPVADQXEFKAPMSEPRVLHTTVGAGSLIYALGCRMVHVDCCFNELAIQYYVPETDQWTSVSPMRASQSEAGCCLLERKIFIVGGYNWHLNNIRGIVQVYNTDTDEWECDLHFPESLAGIACAPVLLPRTGARR; this is translated from the exons ATGGCCGACAAGAACAGGGCCCTTAAGTGCAGCTGCTCGGcgccgggccacagcagcagcctcctgcagggcctggccgCCCTTCACGCGCAGGGCCAGCTGCTGGACGTGGCCCTCACCGTCAACAGAGAGGCTTTCCACGCGCACAAGGTGGTGCTGATGGCCTGCAGTGACTGCTTCAGGGCCATGTTCATGGGCGGCATGCGGGAGGTGAGCCAGGACGTCATCGAGCTTAAGGGTGTGTCAGCCCGCGGCCTGCGCCACATCATCAACTTTGCCTACAGCACCAAGGTGACGTTGGACCTGGGCTGTGTGCAGGACGTGCTGGGCGCCACCGTGTTCCTGCAGATGCTGCCCGTGGTGGAG CTGTGCAAGGAGTTCCTCAAGGCGATCTTGAGCGTGGAGACGTGCCTGCACATCGGCCAGATGGCCACGGCCTTCAGCCTGGCGTCGCTGTGCGAGTCTGTGGACGCCTTCACGTTCCGCCACTTCCTGCAGATCGCGCGGCAGGACGACTTCCTGCACCTACCGCTCGAGAGCCTGGTCTTCTGCAACGAGGTCGACCTGTTCCGCAACGccgtgtgctggctgcagcacaa CCCGCGCGCCAGCCACATGCTGCGCCACATCCGCTTCCCGCTCATGCAGGCAGCGGAGCTGGTGGACAGCGTGCAAACTCTGGACATCATGGTAGAGGATGCGCTGTGCCACCACTGCCTGCTCGAGGCCCTCAACTACCAGGTGCTGCCCTTCCTGCATCACGAGATGCAGTCGCCGCGCATGGCCGTGCCCTCCGATGTGCCCTCGCTCGTAGCCTTCGGCAGCACGCCCTACACCTACAGCGACAGCGCCGTCAGCGGCAAGGTGTACCAGCTGGCGGAGCCCGGTGCACGCCACTTCCGCGAGCTCAAAGAGATGGAGCTGGCCTGCAGCCACACGTGTGTGGTCGTACTCGACAACTTCGTGTACGTGGCCGGCGGCCAGCACCTTCAGTACTGCAGCGGCGAGGgcaccttggacccctgctaccgcTACGAGCCGCAGCGCAACCACTGGCTGCGCCTGCAGGCCATGCAGGAGAGCCGCATCCAGTTCCAGCTGAACCTGCTATGCGGCATGGTGTACGCCACGGGTGGCCGCAACTGCGCCGGCAGCCTGGCCTGGGTCGGGAGGTACTGCCCGCGCCGCAACTAGTGGGGCTATGCGTGCTCGCTCAAGCGCCGCACCTGGGGCCACGCAGGCGCCGCTGCCGCCGGGGGCCGCCTCTACATCTCGGGCGGCTACAGCGTCTCAGTGGAGGACAAGAAGGAGCCGCACTACTACGACCCTGTGGCCGACCAGTGAGAGTTCAAGGCGCCCATGAGCGAGCCGCGCGTGCTGCACACCACGGTGGGCGCCGGCAGCCTCATCTACGCCCTGGGCTGCCGCATGGTCCACGTGGACTGCTGCTTCAACGAGCTGGCCATCCAGTACTACGTGCCCGAGACGGACCAGTGGACCAGCGTGAGCCCCATGCGTGCCAGCCAGTCAGAGGCCGGCTGCTGCCTGCTGGAGCGCAAGATCTTCATCGTGGGCGGCTACAACTGGCACCTGAACAACATCAGGGGCATCGTGCAGGTCTACAACACCGACACGGACGAGTGGGAGTGCGACCTTCACTTCCCAGAGTCCTTAGCAGGCATCGCCTGTGCCCCGGTGCTGCTGCCGCGGACCGGCGCCAGGAGGTAG